A genomic region of Caloenas nicobarica isolate bCalNic1 chromosome 9, bCalNic1.hap1, whole genome shotgun sequence contains the following coding sequences:
- the SIAH1 gene encoding E3 ubiquitin-protein ligase SIAH1 isoform X1, producing the protein MVSSTEMSRQTATALPTGTSKCTPSQRVPALTGTTASNNDLASLFECPVCFDYVLPPILQCQSGHLVCSNCRPKLTCCPTCRGPLGSIRNLAMEKVANSVLFPCKYASSGCEITLPHTEKADHEELCEFRPYSCPCPGASCKWQGSLDAVMPHLMHQHKSITTLQGEDIVFLATDINLPGAVDWVMMQSCFGFHFMLVLEKQEKYDGHQQFFAIVQLIGTRKQAENFAYRLELNGHRRRLTWEATPRSIHEGIATAIMNSDCLVFDTSIAQLFAENGNLGINVTISMC; encoded by the exons ATGGTTTCATCAACAG AGATGAGCCGTCAGACGGCGACCGCGCTGCCCACGGGTACGTCCAAGTGCACGCCGTCGCAGCGGGTGCCCGCGCTGACCGGCACCACCGCCTCCAACAATGACCTGGCGAGCCTCTTCGAGTGCCCCGTCTGCTTCGACTATGTGCTGCCGCCCATTCTCCAGTGTCAGAGCGGCCACCTCGTCTGTAGCAACTGTCGCCCCAAACTTACATGCTGCCCGACTTGCCGCGGCCCACTGGGCTCCATTCGTAACCTGGCCATGGAGAAAGTTGCCAATTCTGTACTATTCCCGTGTAAATACGCCTCGTCCGGCTGTGAGATAACTTTGCCGCACACGGAAAAAGCAGACCACGAGGAGCTGTGCGAGTTCAGGCCTTACTCCTGCCCGTGCCCCGGTGCCTCGTGTAAATGGCAGGGCTCCCTGGATGCCGTGATGCCGCACCTGATGCATCAGCACAAGTCCATCACAACGCTGCAGGGAGAAGATATCGTGTTCCTCGCGACAGACATTAACCTTCCTGGTGCTGTTGACTGGGTTATGATGCAGTCTTGTTTTGGCTTTCATTTCATGTTAGTATTGGAGAAACAGGAGAAGTATGATGGTCACCAGCAGTTCTTTGCGATCGTACAGCTGATAGGAACCCGCAAGCAAGCGGAAAACTTTGCGTATCGGCTCGAGCTAAACGGTCATAGGCGGCGACTGACTTGGGAAGCGACTCCTCGCTCCATTCACGAGGGAATCGCGACAGCCATCATGAATAGTGACTGCCTAGTCTTTGACACCAGCATCGCACAGCTCTTTGCAGAAAATGGCAATTTAGGCATCAACGTAACTATATCCATGTGTTGA
- the SIAH1 gene encoding E3 ubiquitin-protein ligase SIAH1 isoform X2 produces the protein MSRQTATALPTGTSKCTPSQRVPALTGTTASNNDLASLFECPVCFDYVLPPILQCQSGHLVCSNCRPKLTCCPTCRGPLGSIRNLAMEKVANSVLFPCKYASSGCEITLPHTEKADHEELCEFRPYSCPCPGASCKWQGSLDAVMPHLMHQHKSITTLQGEDIVFLATDINLPGAVDWVMMQSCFGFHFMLVLEKQEKYDGHQQFFAIVQLIGTRKQAENFAYRLELNGHRRRLTWEATPRSIHEGIATAIMNSDCLVFDTSIAQLFAENGNLGINVTISMC, from the coding sequence ATGAGCCGTCAGACGGCGACCGCGCTGCCCACGGGTACGTCCAAGTGCACGCCGTCGCAGCGGGTGCCCGCGCTGACCGGCACCACCGCCTCCAACAATGACCTGGCGAGCCTCTTCGAGTGCCCCGTCTGCTTCGACTATGTGCTGCCGCCCATTCTCCAGTGTCAGAGCGGCCACCTCGTCTGTAGCAACTGTCGCCCCAAACTTACATGCTGCCCGACTTGCCGCGGCCCACTGGGCTCCATTCGTAACCTGGCCATGGAGAAAGTTGCCAATTCTGTACTATTCCCGTGTAAATACGCCTCGTCCGGCTGTGAGATAACTTTGCCGCACACGGAAAAAGCAGACCACGAGGAGCTGTGCGAGTTCAGGCCTTACTCCTGCCCGTGCCCCGGTGCCTCGTGTAAATGGCAGGGCTCCCTGGATGCCGTGATGCCGCACCTGATGCATCAGCACAAGTCCATCACAACGCTGCAGGGAGAAGATATCGTGTTCCTCGCGACAGACATTAACCTTCCTGGTGCTGTTGACTGGGTTATGATGCAGTCTTGTTTTGGCTTTCATTTCATGTTAGTATTGGAGAAACAGGAGAAGTATGATGGTCACCAGCAGTTCTTTGCGATCGTACAGCTGATAGGAACCCGCAAGCAAGCGGAAAACTTTGCGTATCGGCTCGAGCTAAACGGTCATAGGCGGCGACTGACTTGGGAAGCGACTCCTCGCTCCATTCACGAGGGAATCGCGACAGCCATCATGAATAGTGACTGCCTAGTCTTTGACACCAGCATCGCACAGCTCTTTGCAGAAAATGGCAATTTAGGCATCAACGTAACTATATCCATGTGTTGA